In Candidatus Hydrogenedens sp., the genomic window CTTTTTCGTGTATTTTCTCAATCCATATACAAGCAACCATTTCCAACGGTCAAGTACTACGAGTTTCTTAATTTCATCGTCCTTCAGTCCCTGTAGTAAATATTTGGTTTCCTTTGCTTTTTGTTTCTGATATACATTTATAATTTCAAAAAGTTTATTAATCACACCATTGATTTCCTCTGCCGATAATTTTAATAATTGTTCCTTAATTTTTAATATAGTATCTTTTTCTTCATAGCCGATAGGTGTGTCAAAGATTACGATAGCATCTTTTTTATTTTCTTTGAAAGAACCGTTATTGGATATATTGCGGGTATAGGATTTAGCCTGACTTTCTGCAGCCTCTGCCATTTTTGCAGAGAGACGAATAGGTATAGAGTCTTCTATTATAATGATACCTCCGGAGAAAGATAGTCTTTCATGAGTGTAGTCAGAAAAATCTTCTCTAAGTTGGAAAGCGAAATCAATCACTTTATCCCAGGAACCAACAATAAATAAGTCATCACCTCCGCTGTATACAATACCGATAGTTCCTTTATAGGACTCCTGTTGTGCGAGATGATTTATATATCCTTCAAAGAAATCGGATAGAGCAGAGCTTAACATAGCAGAACGCGAAAGTGTATTGTTTTCAGAAAGTCCCTTTTGGAATATTTCCCCAAGACTATCTACATCGGCGCGGAAAATAGCAATTTTTTCTGGTCCTTGGGTTGTTTTTGCAAAATCTTTAAATTGGGCAGGAGCCAAAGGCGGGTAGCGGTTATCGTCTTTTTCTAACGGTCTTTTATTTACATCCAGATTCTCTTTAAGAGATGGCCAGTAACTGGCAAAGGGGCGAAAAGCTAAGGAAATTTTGTCGTATTTATTACATAATATTTGGGTTATTGTAGAAGTAATGTCGAATTTATCAAGGAATGTAATTTCAACTACATTATCTAAATTTATTTCCTTTAATTCATTATAAAATTCATAGTTAAATCCTAAACTGTTTATAAACTGTAGAGGTGGAGGATTATCTTCATTAACTTTTGTTTCTATTTTTCGGACCATCCATTTGGCATTACGAAGATTTTTACCAATTTCTTCCATTTGCTGCGAGTCATCTTCTTCAGGGTTTCCAGCAAGAAAATACTCAGAAACAGGATATTTATTTTTATCCATTGTGCCGAATATGTCATTGTAACGCTCTTCTGTTTGAAAGATAGAATATTTTTGTTGTTTTCTTTTTCCAATTTCACGAGTCACTGATTTCCATACTTCTGTAAATTTACCTTTTTCGAAGTGAGACAATTTTACAGGGGTTGTAGCAAGGAGGAGGTGTAGGTCTCCCTTCATGTAGTTAAGTAATTCATCGGAAATTTTTTTGTTAAGTTCCTCTACCTTTTCTTTTGCATTTTTAGGTAGAAGTATAAAGAATCTTCCTCCACCGGAATAGATAATGTTAGCAGGAGGCAAGTCAAATTGTTCACATATATAAATAGCAATAAACTCGCAAATCAGTTGTAGCAAGAAAGAACGAGCTTTGAGTTGTTTTGTGGCTCCTTTGGTTGGGATGGAGTAGATGTATTCCTGGATACCGGAAATATCCCCGCAAAGGAATGTAGCCACTTCTATTTGAGATAGGTCGTTTGTATCAGGGTTAGCAGATGGTTCAGATTGAGAAAGATTTTTACTCCAGCTGTTTATCATTTGGTCTATATCGTTGTCTGTTATAGTCTTATTTAGATAACTATGGGAGAGACAAGCTGAGATTGCAGAAGTGATTCGCAGGTGTTGAAACAAACTAATATCCGGGAAGATTTTTTGTTTTTGCGTCGGTGTTGCGGAAGGAATGCGACTGGTATATTTTTTCAATAGCGATAGCCATGTAGAATAAGGCAGGTTAAGTTTGTTTGTTTCAGACCATCCCAAAAACTTTAAATCTGTGATAAATTCATTCCATAGAGTTGTATATTCATTACTGTTCCCTTCATGAAAAGATTGTGGGAAGAAATTATCACGGGAATAGTCTGGGTATTTCGATAATTTGAAATAAGTTTTTTGATTTGTTTTTTCTGCTTTGTTATTATCGAGTTCAAGATTATCAAAGATATTTTCAAGGCGGGCGGTAGAGTTTCTACATGTTGGGGGTTCTGCTTCCGTATTTTGATTTTTTACATGTTCGAATACATTCCGTTCCCCAGAGGAAAGCCAATCAGACAGTTTGATGACTTTCATTTGCCACTCATCTAATTCTTTAATATGGTGATGCAAAGCCCAACGGTAGATATCGGCTTCGTTAACATATTTTTCTATAAAGCAACCACTCCATAAAGCATGTTCATAAGTATTAAAATATTCCTTTTCCTGTTGTGAGAAAGGCTTTTCTTGTCCTGTTCGTTGCCAGAATTTTCCGATGTCGTGTAATAATGCAGAAAGGGCAACTTTTTCAATTGTTTCTTTTATGTTGATGTTTTTTTCCGTCATGTAATGTCCTTTCTATTTTTTTAGTTTATAAAAGCAAGGAGAATGCCATGTAAAGTCTTTTGAAAATTGATTGTTTAAGTTATTTATAAATAGACATTTAAAATCCATAAACAAAATCTTATCTTTGGTTGCCTCAAATAATTTTTTAAATTTTGATTTACATTTTTCAAGATTCATTTAAATTTTCTTTCTTCTTTAAGTATTGGCTTAAAGATTGAGGAGTTATTCCTAATAATCTTGCCGCTTCCGATTGGTTACCTTTTGCTATTTCAAGTGCTTTTTGGATGTAATAATCATGGATTTCTTTTTCAATAGTTTCTAACTTAAATCCTTCATAAGGATGTGGCAAGTACTGAAGATATTCTTCTGAATTCGAGAGAGAAAAAGAGAAGTCTAATAAGTCAGGTGTAATGATTCGTTTATCTCCCGATTCAATAATCGCTTTTTTAATGACATCTCTTAATTCACGAACATTACCGGGCCAATTGTATTTCATAAGTTTTGACATTGCTTCTGGAGTGACCTGAACCGTAGGAGTTTTATTATCAAATTTAGATATAAAGTATTTAACAAGGAGAGGAATATCCGTAACTCTTTCCCTTAAAGGAGGGATTGTCACAGGGAAACCAGCAATACGATGGTAGAAATCCTCTCTTATTTGTTTCTTCTCAATTAGTTTCTTTAAATCTCTATTTGTTGCAA contains:
- the cas10 gene encoding type III-A CRISPR-associated protein Cas10/Csm1 — protein: MTEKNINIKETIEKVALSALLHDIGKFWQRTGQEKPFSQQEKEYFNTYEHALWSGCFIEKYVNEADIYRWALHHHIKELDEWQMKVIKLSDWLSSGERNVFEHVKNQNTEAEPPTCRNSTARLENIFDNLELDNNKAEKTNQKTYFKLSKYPDYSRDNFFPQSFHEGNSNEYTTLWNEFITDLKFLGWSETNKLNLPYSTWLSLLKKYTSRIPSATPTQKQKIFPDISLFQHLRITSAISACLSHSYLNKTITDNDIDQMINSWSKNLSQSEPSANPDTNDLSQIEVATFLCGDISGIQEYIYSIPTKGATKQLKARSFLLQLICEFIAIYICEQFDLPPANIIYSGGGRFFILLPKNAKEKVEELNKKISDELLNYMKGDLHLLLATTPVKLSHFEKGKFTEVWKSVTREIGKRKQQKYSIFQTEERYNDIFGTMDKNKYPVSEYFLAGNPEEDDSQQMEEIGKNLRNAKWMVRKIETKVNEDNPPPLQFINSLGFNYEFYNELKEINLDNVVEITFLDKFDITSTITQILCNKYDKISLAFRPFASYWPSLKENLDVNKRPLEKDDNRYPPLAPAQFKDFAKTTQGPEKIAIFRADVDSLGEIFQKGLSENNTLSRSAMLSSALSDFFEGYINHLAQQESYKGTIGIVYSGGDDLFIVGSWDKVIDFAFQLREDFSDYTHERLSFSGGIIIIEDSIPIRLSAKMAEAAESQAKSYTRNISNNGSFKENKKDAIVIFDTPIGYEEKDTILKIKEQLLKLSAEEINGVINKLFEIINVYQKQKAKETKYLLQGLKDDEIKKLVVLDRWKWLLVYGLRKYTKKESDANQIITEIITEIQDDLLNQTNRAYKLEDKLGAVLRWVEFLTRDKKD